The genomic stretch CCAGTGTCACGGCACACTCACCAACCGGAAAGTGAAAAGTATGCGTCTCAGGGCGCCATCTCTCGACCAGAGCATTAATCAATGCCGACTGACATTGGACAACTCCAATCTGTGAAACATGATAAAAGCCGGTGTCCCGTAAATACCCCTCCACTATTGGATTGTACCGATCCGGCGGCATGTAGTGGTCACATTGCAATATTCGAGAACCCTAAACACAAacataatattaattaattatcaaattaaattgattaaatcaaacttttattaccaaataaccAGTAAAACGTAtccacaaccacaaccaataaaaataataatactacAAACtgttaaataaataactatCATATTATACTAATATTCAAGTAACTATTCAATTATGTTCTAACAATATACATACAACAATAAATCAATCATTAATcctttattaaatatttatgttttacttataacaaaaataattaatttaataatatttaaatcataataattattttactatCCTACTGAACGTttaatcataaataaatattattactacaaaaatttatttattactaacaattaatgctAACTAAACGATTTATTATCACACATTGGTATCTATCTATTCTATTCTATTAGGGCCGTatcctaataaaaataataaaacaatcagtatgacttattattattattattccaacAAATTcagtaataataattaatattaattattttatttattatatctcCATTTTTAGTAAcagtattattattatcattaatttaattattttgttaacaacaataattaatttattattttattataatgtATCATAATCTTTTCTTCTAAATAATCTTATTACACTAATCTCTAATCTCTACATTATTATACTCTAACATTACTAATtcctaaaatttaattaatcagATTAAAATACTTAGACACTACTACTATTACTACTATTACATTAATTTCTAACATTATCATCATAATAATTTACTAATCTCTaacttaataataattattattttacttaaaataaaattttttacaataaaaacTTACATAATTAGGATGATCAAGATAATTTGCAATGTAAAGCTCCAAACGATTAACatcttttattcttcttcttcttctaggTGGTGTTAGAGAGTGGTccaattttttctaattttaaactTTATCAATGGAGGGTCATGGATATATGTTGCTGGTGGGGTTGGAGAgaggttggagaagaagaaatttTGGGTTGCTGAAAGTGAAAGAGAATGGAGGGAGGTTCGGCAATCACGAAGCTATACATACAAGGAATGCGGGGCTGCTTGCATGCGTGACACCTGGCTGGGGgcacaaatcggaccgtccgatttgtgttCCTTTCCAGCTCTTAAATCGGACCATCCGATTACCGTGGTGAAATTGGTCCGTCTGATTTTTTCAGCCAACCGTCACAGTTTGGTGAAGTACTATAGACACCCATAACGTGGTTATACACCATGTCCTCCCCaatatgtaaaataaaaaagtgtaGCATTACCCTTAATTTTTTTGCTcctcctatttttattttcacatatatttaattatttatttacagaTTTTTCTTCTACTCCAAATTCAAAAAAGTTTAGGCGTTTAGCCCATTTACTAAAATCGTTCGTCCCTGCCACCCTCCTGGATCTCCATCTCTCAGACTGTCTCTTTTCCCTCACGCTTCCAGTCTCGCCGTTATAGGTGTGGGGCATCTGGTTCTGCTTGCGCTTCTTGCATCCGTTCGATTGTAACCGGGTCAGTCGGGGGTGACCAGTTCGATTGTCGGGTCGGTTCTGATTTGAGATTTGAAAGCAGAAGAAGATGGATAAGGCGAAGATTGAGGAGGTGATAGAGAAGCAAGTGCTGACGGTGGCGCAGGCCGTTGAGGACAAGATCGACGATGAGATCGCCGCCCTCGACCGCCTAGACGCTGATGACCTAGAAGCCCTGAGAGAGCGCCGCCTCCAACAGATGAAGAAGATGGCCGAGAAGCGCAGCCGTTGGATCTCCCTCGGACACGGCGAATACACCGAGATCCCTTCGGAAAAGGACTTCTTCTCCGTCGTCAAGGCCAGCGAGCGCGTCGTCTGCCATTTCTACCGCGAAAACTGGCCCTGCAAGGTACAATTTCTTCACTTCATATCAATGCTTTATTCTCTTCCAAATGATGATGATTTGGATAATGTATGTAAAAGTTGAAAGTGAATCGTGATCTTACAAGTTGGAACTGAGATAGATTACTGTGAATTCGGTTAGCTTAGTTCTGAAAGATTTCACCTTCGCTTTTTTCTTCCCTCCTTCCTTCAAATTATCATGTCAAATGACGAGGTTTTGCATAAAAATTGTAAATTTAATGCCAAATAGCGAAACTAAGGTGGTTTGTGAGTTTTCTTATCAACGAAAGTTAACAAGTTATTAGTTTTGCTGCATAGGAGCCGAATTTTTGATAGTCATTTATGGTTCATTGTTGAAGCTGAATTGCAAGTGTGGTTTCATAAGGTTTATACCTTTTACATATGGTCTTTTAGTTTTTCTATTCTCTACAATGTACAAATTATATGCCAGAGAAACAGTTCAATGAAACAGTTCATTGCAGGTGGTTGATAAACATTTGAGTATATTGGCAAAGCAGCATATCGAGACTCGTTTTGTGAAAATTAATGCTGAAAAGAGTCCTTTTTTGGCTGAGAAGCTCAAGATCATTGTTCTTCCAACTCTTGCCCTCATTAAGAATGCCAAAGTGGATGACTATGTGGTATGTATTTGAACCACCTTGGTGTTGGTTGTGATATATAATGCCACTGTTTTTGGTCTTTTGGACAGACATAGTTACCTGTCTCGTATTCCTATTCATTTATAATTTTACCCCCGTTAATCTCATAATGGCATGTAAACAGGTGGGATTCGATGAACTTGGTGGGACTGATGAATTTAGCACAGAAGATTTGGAAGAGAGATTGGCTAAAGCTCAAGTAATCTTTTTTGAGGGTGAATCTTCATCAAGGTCAAGTGCACAAACTAAAAGAAGTGTTCGGCAGAGCTCAACAGCAGACTCATCGGATTCCGAATGAGTTGTATTTCCTGTTAGGTGAATTTTATGGTGGTTTTGTTGTGGTGCCTAAATTGCCTAACTTATCTTTTAAAGGAAAAAGtaaatcatttaaaatttattaaatattatttatttacaatgTAATAGGCATTAGAACATTCACCTCCTGATGAGTTCGTTCTACATTAGTTTCCTGCGGAAGATTGGGCAATCTAGGTTACACTCAGTGCGTCTATGCGTGCATGAGTTCATCATGATTTTAGATGCTACTCTAGATGTAGAACTCAAAAGATgagaaaagtttttttttttttaacttttctaTAAACATTTAAATAGTTTTTCAGAAAGCtacaatttgattttaaaaattgcatCAGACATTAATACTATTACTAATACTATTACTTTTCCTAAGtcaataactaaaaaaaataacttttaaaatttccTAAACGAACTctaaacacaacatacatgtggTACATTATAAATCCATTCCGTGCATACCCCGCCTGATTCCTTTGATAAATGTTAGGACCCTTTTACCGTAGGGATGGGCATGCAGATATGCGTAATTTGACAAAATTGTATGTACAAGCGTTCTATGCGTAAGTCCCTGCAATACAAACAGAagggaaggaaaaaaaaaaaagtaaatagtAAACAAATATTTTGGCATAAGTTTTGTAGACCCATTCTAGAATGTTCCATGATAAAGttaatttgacaaaaaaaaaagtgagtgTAGCAACAAAAAAGGTTAGAAATACCGTGGAAAATTGCAATGCTCTCTGAGCAACATAATTCCCATAAGGATGTCGAAGGACATTGACAAAGTCGGGGCTGTTGACGAGCTCCATGATTATAATGGCAACATCGATGGGTTCAGAATGTCTAAACAGTACCTCTATTACATGGCTCGCATGCCTGTTCATAGAGAGTTCAGCATAGCGACCGCGAAGATGTTGTACTATCCTTTTAGTTACAGGTGGCTCTAGTATATTCCTTTTAATTATATACTGCACCACATAGTTTCTACAGTCACAAGAAGAAACTCAACTTTAGAGAGAAATTAAACTATACAATATAGATTTAGATATATTTGATGAAGGAATTAAGGTTAAAGAACAAACTGTTCAATAGAAGAGTTCTAACCCAAATGGATCTGCTGAGAGTATTCCTGAGTTTAATATTATGCTTTCAACTAGACGCAGTATGGGGACTCCCTCGCCATAGGCCATACATTTCTGAATTACAGAACACCCATTTTTATCTGTTGCAACATCTACACAGTTCCTTGCTATTTCATCAAAAATAACCTAACAAAAAATTTCATTTACATATTCTTTTCAAACTTTCTGCAATACAATAAATCATAGAATATGCAACTCCTAAGAAATAAGTTTTTAgaagtagaaaaaaaaaagtctcaTTCTTAGATGTAgtgacaaaaaatataaaaatatatttaccttttttctttttgtactAGTTGTCTAATAGACTAATGTATTACTCATTCCATCAATTGGTAAAGAAAAATACTAGGTGAACAAGTTATCTTGTAATcaaaatcaattatttttttatatttacctTAAAAAGTAAGCTCAGCAAATTCGACACTAAAACCAAAGACACCAactttaaatcataaaatagcAGAACCGTTTCAATTAAAGGTCTATTAAAAAAGACAATCCTATTGAGTCTAGTGCAACAATGCATGTAATCATATAAGAATGCTTAGCATATAATCATGTGTATATATATAGGGTACTGTTTCATTACCTTTTGACACGATTCTGTGAAAACTCTCACGCACTGTTGAATGACATAACCGCCATTAGCATTCTTCAGCAGTGGCACAGTGATGTACATAAGTCTTCCAACAGTACAAGCAATCTGCACTGGATCTCTCAGACTTGTTAACATCTTCTGTGCTACCCTAGTTCTGCAGAGACAACCTTATATGCATCAGACTAATTGCACCACATAATAACAACTAAAACGTAACACAGTTCAACTATAATTATCAATGACTATAGTTAATTACTAGCAAAgtttaattaatcaaaattaactCACATAGAACTTACCCGTGGTCGTTCATGCAGGTATGCTTGAGCTGCTGCACGTCCATGATTACATAACGCAGAATcctttgaaattgaaaaaaagtGAGCTTTCCTGATGTGAAGAACTTCTCAATTAGATAATTACCAAAGTGATGGGTCATAAGCTCGTGTGTGTGATCCTCCACCTCGTCGAGGATCATGTCAACTTCTTGGGGAATGCCATCATCAATCATGGCCTGAAGAAAACGACAACCATACTGATCCCTTGCTAGTGTAACCACGTGTCCCCTGATACCTTGGAGTCTTTGTGAAACTGATTCCCCAACATCATGAGTCCCTTGTTCTATACTGTTGAAGCCGATGTAGTCATGGCTTGAAGTAAGAAGAGCACCTTGAACAATGGCCCCATTATTATAGTTATTCATAACATTCCGATTCCCATGCTCAGAAGAAGCTTCCTCCAATGTGGAGTGAGTCAAAATATATTCATGAGGGTCAAGACTACTTGCTGCTGCTGAGTTTTCTTGAGACATGGACAAGCTAAGTCTTTCCATGGCAGAATCAAGGTCTTCCACTGCAAGATTAGTGCTGACCAAGCACCAGTCATTAGGCTGAGAAGAATTGTTGCTGACCATTGGGAAACAGGGAATAATGAGTTTAAGGTTTCCCAATAAACCATCAAATAGGGCTTAgcttagtttttttattttttggtatgcagttgatatgtatatatatttagcaaggatatcatatcttttatgtGAAGCCATaactacttttaaaattttttggcaATCTTATGTAATATGATTTAGGAATGAATAGTGGAGAAGACcagtttttttaattaaaaaaataataatttttaattttaacatcTTTTTAAGTCTCTAGATGATAATTGGTTATGCTATTTATTATTCCACATTccattagttttttttttttttttttctgggtAACGTTTTGTAATTTATTCTtgttagttattatttatttgcttagctttaatttaaaaaaggaAGTTATTTATTTGCTTACTCTTATCTTTAAAAtacacaaagaaaaaaaaagttatcaGGTGATCAGATCCTTTCTAAATCTtcatatcatatcatatataTACTATTACTATATATGCGTTTCAAAATAGATATGATttcattaataaaatattatataattaaattaaaaagatgccCTCTAAAGACTAAATAAAAGTGCTAACTGTATAGCAATAAttaaaacttaattaaattgcattattaTTGTGCATGGAAAAACCTATTTAACTTTTAGCGTAATAAACTATCATTGGTGAAACAAACTAATAACATAGactaaaatcaatttttttttttaattttcatggTTCAAAAACAAACTTTAAgagattaaataaaaaaatatgtttaaaaacttatttaaacttaaattttattattatcttgtTGTTAAAAGATGTAAAATTACCAAAGAGTTATAATTCAAATGGTATGGTCTCTTTATCTTcacaaataaaagataattaaatcgatttgatttaaataaaatttttttgaatcaaattcaatcagtttcttataaataaacttaaatttaaatttaaattttatcagTGAGATTAGTATGATATATaatcaaattcaaatcaaatcagacactgacaaaaaaaatatcaaatcaaatgaaatcaaatcaaattggATCCATTCCAATCAACTGATTAACTGTATACTCATACCTCTGTAACTACATCAATCTCAATTACTGTGAGAGAGTGGAATGCATTCTCCGAACCATCGACAAGTGCGGCTTCTTTGTTCCGCGCCGCCTCTGATTGGTTCTACAAGCTTTGGATGAATTGAGTCCATGCCCTAGGGGATCCGCCGTAGACTTGTCACCTGATTGCGCGGAGATGCTGCAGAAGTTCATACTCGAGAAGAAAACCAAAATTAATTTGGATGCAAAGTGATTCAATTAGTTAAGGAAGTTCAAATTGTAAATGCTTGAATTTGACAAGTGGTTTGGTTGCATTCAAACTAAGAGATTCGTTGTAAATACAACTTGTGTGTTCAAATTGAAACTTGTGTTCGAAGCTGTGGATCTTCACAATGTAAGGCAAAGGAGTTTCACTTTGGCTTCAGCTTGTGCTACTCTACTTATTCCTGTTAACCAGCATCTTAGATCTTTTGATAAATTTGTATAGTATGTTTATTAAAGACAATCCACCTGAAGAAAAAGATCAAAGCCAGTCACAATCTTTGAATCAACTAGGAGTGGTATCTACAGAGAATTCTGACAATAAAATCAGTTATAGTCTATGAAAAGtgaaaacatacaaaaatatgATGGATAACATAACTTTTGGTGGTTGTTCCTGCTGTAATCTAACTCCAACCTTCAACAATCTTGCGTAGATCAGCATTGAGAACGAACGATGATATTGCTGAAAACTGCTACATGTTAATTTAGTGGATTATGAGCATATGTAACAATAAGGgcaatttatcaaaataaataatttgactTCCAATTTTACCATAATACACATCTTGCAAAACTGATACCAAAATGCATTTTTTCCATAAACTATATAAACCGCGACAGGGATCTTCCACGGTTTATAAATGAATGTAAACCACTAATCAGCGATAGGAGCGTTGCGGTTTGTGTCTGAATTGCAAACATACATAAACCAATATATCCCTACAGCGGTTTATGTTGATATGCAAAATGGCTAGAAACAGCGGCAGGGTCTCGCGATTTCTGTGTATATGTGTTTTTTCTCCCAGTTGAGACCTTCAAACTTAACATAGTTTTCACCAGCTTCAGTGTTTCACCCAACATCTCATCGTGGAAAGAGAGAAGGGGTTGTTAAAAATAGATTTagatttcattttttatttttattttttaaaaataattcttattttcaatgttttacatttaattttttttagcgAAAGACAAATAGATTCTTGATCTTTTAAACGTGAACATTTTCGTCCATCaagatttaaaaatacatttaaatctTTTACCTTATAAAACACGTGACAATTATACCCGTCCGTTGAGCTGGGGTTCAAAACAACGGAACATGCTGAGCTGGAAGAATGGAGTGTCCGGTGTCCATTTTAGTTGTTGATGTGGATGAAGAACAAATTTTTAATGGACAAATTAGTCCTTGCGCTTCAAATATAAGTCTCAGAGGTTCACCTGTTGAGTACCATTTACTAAAAAAGTCTGTGAGCTTTCTGATACTCTCCATTCCTCTTGTGCAACTGAACAACAATCCCCATTGTGATCTCATTAGGTTCCATTCCTTGACTTCGCATCTTCTCAAGCCAATCAAGTGCTTTGTCTTTTCTCTGTCCACCTTTACCATAAACATCAATCAAAGTTACATATGTGGAATTCACAGGTTCAACCCCTCTTGCATTCATCTCATCCCACAAATTCTCCACAAGGCACCACTTTTGCGCCTAGCCTAGGACCCCGAAAATAATGGTATAATGAATCACATTCAATTCATAA from Arachis stenosperma cultivar V10309 chromosome 9, arast.V10309.gnm1.PFL2, whole genome shotgun sequence encodes the following:
- the LOC130948682 gene encoding pumilio homolog 12-like isoform X1; this translates as MERLSLSMSQENSAAASSLDPHEYILTHSTLEEASSEHGNRNVMNNYNNGAIVQGALLTSSHDYIGFNSIEQGTHDVGESVSQRLQGIRGHVVTLARDQYGCRFLQAMIDDGIPQEVDMILDEVEDHTHELMTHHFGNYLIEKFFTSGKLTFFQFQRILRYVIMDVQQLKHTCMNDHGTRVAQKMLTSLRDPVQIACTVGRLMYITVPLLKNANGGYVIQQCVRVFTESCQKVIFDEIARNCVDVATDKNGCSVIQKCMAYGEGVPILRLVESIILNSGILSADPFGNYVVQYIIKRNILEPPVTKRIVQHLRGRYAELSMNRHASHVIEVLFRHSEPIDVAIIIMELVNSPDFVNVLRHPYGNYVAQRALQFSTGLTHRTLVHTILSNYAYLHAHPYGKRVLTFIKGIRRGMHGMDL
- the LOC130948684 gene encoding thioredoxin domain-containing protein 9 homolog, which produces MDKAKIEEVIEKQVLTVAQAVEDKIDDEIAALDRLDADDLEALRERRLQQMKKMAEKRSRWISLGHGEYTEIPSEKDFFSVVKASERVVCHFYRENWPCKVVDKHLSILAKQHIETRFVKINAEKSPFLAEKLKIIVLPTLALIKNAKVDDYVVGFDELGGTDEFSTEDLEERLAKAQVIFFEGESSSRSSAQTKRSVRQSSTADSSDSE
- the LOC130948682 gene encoding pumilio homolog 12-like isoform X2, which codes for MERLSLSMSQENSAAASSLDPHEYILTHSTLEEASSEHGNRNVMNNYNNGAIVQGALLTSSHDYIGFNSIEQGTHDVGESVSQRLQGIRGHVVTLARDQYGCRFLQAMIDDGIPQEVDMILDEVEDHTHELMTHHFGNYLIEKFFTSGKLTFFQFQRILRYVIMDVQQLKHTCMNDHGTRVAQKMLTSLRDPVQIACTVGRLMYITVPLLKNANGGYVIQQCVRVFTESCQKKCMAYGEGVPILRLVESIILNSGILSADPFGNYVVQYIIKRNILEPPVTKRIVQHLRGRYAELSMNRHASHVIEVLFRHSEPIDVAIIIMELVNSPDFVNVLRHPYGNYVAQRALQFSTGLTHRTLVHTILSNYAYLHAHPYGKRVLTFIKGIRRGMHGMDL